The Vespa velutina chromosome 4, iVesVel2.1, whole genome shotgun sequence genome has a window encoding:
- the LOC124948343 gene encoding uncharacterized protein LOC124948343: MNVSNLMGIIEEIKIVKNYCNVKDADEDDNDYRDTVVCKEDEMKNENFIYNDLLVRALVQLFPREERSLIHLWLEKLKSIDTNNTEKLSNRNNYMWLLLFVLQNGNLIEPFDEPPPIDELPPISDIMPTQMIEELISLPDINFPQTNWTISDTNVMDMKEAHSTGMPPHKFLEYQPRPVNGISCYFSIFSKPS; this comes from the exons atgaatgtatCAAATCTTATGGGaattatagaagaaataaaaattgtaaaaaattactGCAACGTAAAAG ATGCTGACGaggatgataatgattatcgTGACACTGTGGTCTGCAAAGAAGATGAAATGAAGAACGAGAATTTTATCTACAATGATTTGCTCGTAAGAGCGTTAGTCCAATTGTTCCCACGAGAAG AAAGATCACTCATACATTTATGGCTGGAGAAATTAAAGAGTATCGACACAAACAATACGGAGAAGCTTTccaatcgtaataattatatgtggTTGTTGCTCTTTGTTTTACAAAATGGTAACTTAATCGAGCCATTCGATGAACCACCACCTATCGATGAATTGCCTCCAATCTCTGATATCATG CCGACGCAAATGATCGAAGAATTGATATCATTGCCGGACATAAATTTCCCTCAAACCAACTGGACCATTTCTGATACGAATGTGATGGACATGAAGGAAGCTCATTCTACTGGTATGCCACCTCACAAATTTCTAGAATATCAGCCTCGTCCCGTTAACGGAATATCCTGctatttttcgatattcaGTAAACCTTCTTAA